A DNA window from Phaeobacter sp. A36a-5a contains the following coding sequences:
- a CDS encoding DMT family transporter, with the protein MTLWIPIAIAAASFQTVRFMLQKVLSSVTLSSAGATFARFVYSAPVIWAGLLAYLAISGQGMPALTGRFWVFATIGGTAQILATVCVVALFRQRNFAVGITFKKTEVIQTALVGLVVLGDQITPLGWLAIVIGLCAVLVLSKTPESKGPWWRHLSSPASLLGLGSGVLFAFSAVSYRAASLELDALAPAFRAGVTLAIVVSLQTLFMLVWLKWREPGEIARVWAARRVAIWVGLTSMAGSFCWFWAFTLQNAAYVKALGQIELLLSLLASVLFFREQITRREILGMGLLILSILALLLAI; encoded by the coding sequence ATGACATTGTGGATCCCCATCGCTATCGCCGCGGCCAGTTTCCAGACGGTTCGCTTCATGCTGCAAAAAGTGCTGAGCAGCGTCACGCTGTCGTCGGCCGGCGCGACCTTTGCCCGGTTTGTCTATTCGGCGCCGGTGATCTGGGCCGGATTGCTGGCCTATCTGGCGATATCGGGGCAGGGGATGCCCGCGCTGACCGGGCGGTTCTGGGTGTTTGCCACCATTGGCGGGACGGCGCAGATCCTTGCGACCGTCTGCGTGGTGGCGCTGTTTCGCCAGCGCAATTTTGCCGTGGGCATCACCTTCAAGAAAACCGAGGTGATTCAGACCGCGCTGGTGGGGCTGGTGGTGCTGGGCGATCAGATCACGCCGCTGGGCTGGCTGGCCATTGTCATCGGCCTCTGCGCGGTGCTGGTGCTGTCGAAGACGCCCGAAAGCAAGGGGCCGTGGTGGCGGCATCTGTCCAGTCCGGCGTCGCTGCTGGGGCTGGGATCGGGGGTGCTGTTTGCCTTTTCCGCGGTGAGCTACCGCGCCGCCTCGCTTGAGCTTGACGCGCTGGCGCCTGCGTTTCGTGCCGGGGTCACGCTGGCCATTGTGGTGAGCCTGCAGACGCTGTTCATGCTGGTCTGGCTGAAGTGGCGGGAGCCGGGCGAAATCGCGCGGGTCTGGGCGGCGCGGCGGGTGGCAATCTGGGTGGGCCTGACCAGCATGGCGGGATCCTTCTGCTGGTTCTGGGCCTTCACCCTGCAGAACGCGGCCTATGTAAAGGCGCTGGGACAGATCGAATTGCTGTTGTCCCTGCTGGCATCGGTGCTGTTTTTCAGGGAACAGATCACGCGCCGGGAAATCCTGGGCATGGGCTTGCTGATCCTGTCCATTCTGGCACTGCTGCTGGCGATCTGA
- a CDS encoding NUDIX hydrolase, which translates to MSKSPSPAQATMDTGYADAATARRDTTPIRNAATIIAVRDRMGDDPQVLMGQRGAKAAFMPNKVVFPGGAVDPGDADVPLASALPPLCRERLTEQAQEDLHHALAAAAIRELWEETGLILGQPGSWPTAPTPDWVEFAATGHLPAAEALQFVFRAITPPGRPRRFDARFFLVDAAHVSSDIDDFSRASDELSHLQWIPLSQVRTYDLPFITEVVLAEVTRRIRQEGPPASVPFFRNDDESSHFLRLNGYPMPQDG; encoded by the coding sequence ATGAGCAAATCGCCCAGCCCGGCCCAGGCAACCATGGACACCGGCTACGCCGATGCCGCCACTGCCCGCCGGGACACAACACCGATCCGCAACGCCGCGACAATTATCGCCGTGCGCGACCGGATGGGCGACGACCCTCAGGTGCTGATGGGGCAGCGCGGGGCAAAGGCCGCCTTCATGCCCAACAAGGTGGTCTTTCCCGGCGGCGCCGTCGATCCGGGCGACGCCGATGTGCCGCTCGCCAGCGCCCTGCCGCCCCTCTGTCGCGAACGGCTGACGGAGCAGGCGCAGGAGGATCTGCATCACGCCCTTGCCGCCGCAGCCATCCGCGAGCTGTGGGAGGAAACCGGCCTCATCCTCGGGCAGCCCGGCAGCTGGCCGACAGCCCCCACCCCCGACTGGGTCGAATTTGCCGCGACCGGTCATCTGCCTGCCGCCGAGGCGCTGCAATTTGTCTTTCGCGCCATCACGCCCCCCGGTCGCCCGCGCCGCTTTGATGCGCGGTTCTTTCTGGTGGATGCGGCGCATGTCAGCAGCGATATCGACGATTTCTCCCGCGCCTCGGATGAGCTGTCGCACCTGCAATGGATCCCGCTCAGCCAGGTGCGCACCTATGATCTGCCCTTCATCACCGAGGTGGTGCTCGCCGAGGTCACCCGCCGCATCCGCCAGGAAGGCCCGCCCGCAAGCGTGCCGTTCTTTCGCAATGATGATGAATCGAGCCATTTTCTGCGGCTGAACGGCTATCCGATGCCGCAGGACGGCTGA
- a CDS encoding DUF983 domain-containing protein codes for MTESSVALSADIQSNDQEDRPTMPAVLRGWRCKCPNCGEGKLLHSYLKVNDSCSNCGLDLTHARADDGPAYLTILLVGHIMAPLLHVVYFTWRPEPMVTFTVFSLGCLLSSLFLLPRMKGIVIAYQWARRMHGFGKDS; via the coding sequence ATGACCGAGTCATCTGTGGCCCTTTCGGCCGATATTCAATCGAACGATCAGGAAGACCGCCCCACCATGCCCGCGGTTCTGCGCGGCTGGCGGTGCAAATGCCCCAACTGCGGCGAAGGCAAGCTGCTGCACTCCTATCTGAAGGTGAACGACAGCTGCTCCAACTGCGGGCTTGATCTCACCCATGCGCGCGCCGATGACGGCCCGGCCTATCTGACCATTCTGCTGGTCGGCCACATCATGGCCCCGCTGCTGCATGTGGTCTATTTCACCTGGCGGCCCGAGCCGATGGTCACCTTCACGGTGTTCTCGCTGGGCTGTTTGCTGTCCTCGCTGTTCCTCCTGCCACGGATGAAAGGCATCGTGATCGCCTATCAATGGGCACGCCGGATGCACGGCTTCGGCAAGGACAGCTGA
- a CDS encoding EF-hand domain-containing protein, which translates to MKHTNFIAAVVAVGALIGATGAIAKPGFAGKGGHGPRMSFEEMDTNGDGQVTRSEMEGLREARFAAADADGDGKLTLAEMEKAAEARAKTRAAAMLERMDADKDGALSLDELPKPRRIGKMFDRADANDDGAISKDEFEAARAKLRDRHGAGHRPRAGAQDSGTEQN; encoded by the coding sequence ATGAAGCATACCAATTTTATTGCCGCTGTTGTTGCTGTCGGAGCTCTGATCGGGGCCACCGGTGCGATCGCCAAACCAGGGTTTGCGGGCAAGGGCGGGCATGGTCCACGGATGAGCTTTGAGGAGATGGACACCAATGGTGATGGTCAGGTCACCAGGAGCGAGATGGAAGGTCTGCGCGAGGCGCGCTTTGCTGCGGCGGATGCGGATGGCGATGGCAAGCTGACGCTGGCGGAGATGGAAAAGGCTGCCGAGGCCCGTGCCAAGACCCGTGCCGCAGCGATGCTGGAGCGGATGGACGCCGACAAGGATGGCGCGCTGAGCCTGGATGAGTTGCCGAAACCGCGCCGGATCGGAAAGATGTTTGACCGCGCCGATGCCAATGACGATGGTGCAATCAGCAAGGATGAATTCGAAGCTGCCCGGGCAAAGCTCCGTGACCGCCATGGCGCTGGTCACCGACCACGCGCCGGGGCGCAGGACAGCGGGACGGAACAGAACTGA
- a CDS encoding RNA polymerase sigma factor produces the protein MSPPDVKAAADAGAADGPVLDDPDGALLIRFAAGDRDAAGLLTSRLAPRALGVAMRVLGNRAEAEDIAQEAMVRLWRQAEHWEPGRARLSTWLYRVVMNLCIDHKRRLRGGHVDLDAIPDPPDPSKSAAEKMQDGARQDALQAALMQLPERQRQAVVLRHIEDLPNPEIAGIMDISVEAVESLTARGKRALAALLAGRRAELGYSDG, from the coding sequence ATGTCACCGCCTGACGTCAAGGCGGCGGCTGATGCGGGCGCTGCGGATGGTCCTGTGTTGGATGATCCCGATGGCGCCTTGCTGATCCGATTTGCGGCGGGCGACCGCGATGCGGCGGGTTTGCTGACCTCGCGGCTGGCGCCTCGGGCCTTAGGGGTTGCGATGCGGGTTCTGGGCAACCGGGCCGAGGCCGAGGATATCGCCCAGGAGGCAATGGTGCGCCTGTGGCGACAGGCGGAACATTGGGAACCCGGACGGGCGCGGCTGTCGACCTGGCTCTACCGTGTGGTGATGAACCTCTGTATCGATCACAAGCGCCGCCTGCGCGGGGGGCATGTGGATCTGGATGCGATACCCGATCCGCCCGATCCGTCGAAATCCGCCGCAGAGAAGATGCAGGATGGCGCGCGGCAGGATGCTTTGCAGGCGGCTTTGATGCAGCTGCCGGAGCGTCAGCGGCAGGCGGTGGTGCTGCGCCACATTGAGGATCTGCCGAACCCGGAAATTGCCGGGATCATGGACATCAGCGTCGAGGCGGTCGAAAGTCTGACCGCGCGGGGCAAGCGGGCGCTGGCGGCTCTTCTTGCCGGGCGGCGGGCTGAACTGGGGTATAGTGATGGTTGA